The genome window GCCATTTCTTCCGAGGTGGCCAGGACCAGGACCTTTTCCGCACCCAGTTCCCTTATCCTGGTCTTGACCGGCCCGGCCTGCTCCGGATCGGAGAAAAGGGCCGCCCGGATCGCGCCCACCCGCGTGGGCTGCTTCTTGGCCGAGCTTCCGGCCAGGATGCGGTTGTCGGCGATCAGCAGCCCGTCGTCGATGATGGCCTGGGCCCCGCATTCGTGCGCCACCAGTTGGGCATGGTGGCTCTTGCCGCTGCCGCTCGGCCCGATCAAGGCCACTACGCGCATTTCCTCGCCTCCCGTTCTGGCGAAATTATATGCCAAGGCCGGTTCTTTTACCAGACCCTCCTGGTTCGTGCTATAATGGTGGGGAGGCAATCGCTGGTCTGGGGGAGGGGACGGGGTGTCGTCGGTCGCGCCGGATCTGCTGGCCGGTTTTGCTTCGGTCCTGTGGGGAAAGGGGACGGTGGCGGTTCCCAACCTGCTGCTGGCCAACTACGCGCGGCTGGGCCTGACCGAGCCCGAGGTAATGGTGATCCTTCACCTCCTTCGCCTGGAAGCCCTGGAGGGCGATCACTTTCCCACTCCCGAGAAGTTGAGCCGCTTCATGGCCGTGGATGCCTCCAGGGTGCGCGAACTCATGGCCTCTCTCATGGAAAAGAAGTTTCTTAAGGTGGTCCCCGAGGGAGAATCCCACCGATCCGGTTACCGGTACAGCTGCGAGGAACTGGTGCTGGGCCTGGCCCGGCTCTGGCTCTCGGATCAGGCGGCCAACCCCTCTTCGCCCCAGACGGAGCCGGAGGAAGGCGAGCTGTACCAGGCCTTTGAGCAGGAGTTCGGCCGGCCCCTCTCACCCCTGGAGAGCGGCCAGTTGGTGGAGTGGTGCCGCCGCTATCCCCCGGAGCTGGTCCGGGAGGCGCTGCGCCTGGCCGTACTGCGGGGAGTCTACAACTTCCGCTACATCGACTCCATCCTGCGGGACTGGGAAAAGAAGAACGTGCGCACGCTGCGGGAAGCGCAGGAACTGGAGGCGCAGTTTCGCGAGCGGCGCCGCAAGCGGAGAAGCCAGCAGTCCAAGGGTTCGGAAGAGGAATGGAAGGACGACAAGTATAAGGATCTCTACCTCAGCTAGGGAGCGGGATCGCGCATGGCGGATTGGGAACCGCTCGGTCGCATACTGACCTCACTGCCGGCGCGCCGCGCCGCTGCGGCCCCGGTTCCGGACCGGCCGGAGGAGGACACGTGCCCGCACTGTCACGGTCGGGGAGTGGTCCTCAGGGACGATCGGGCCGTACGCTGCTCCTGCATGCGCCAGAAGAGCCTGGCCAGAAGGCGGGAGAGCGCCGGACTCACCCCCGCCCTGCAGCGGCAGACCTTCGCCCGCTTCGAGCTCGGTTACTATGAGCCCGAGTTCCTGGAAACTGCCAAGCGGAGTCTGGCCGCCGCCAGGGAGTTCGTGCGGGAGTGCCTGGAGGGCGGGGCGAGGCGGGGGCTCCTGTTCACCGGCCCGGTGGGCAGCGGCAAGACTTTCCTGGCCTCGGCCATCGCCAACGCCCTGGTGGAAAGGGGGCACGACGTATTCTTCGTGGTGGTCCCGGAACTCCTGGAGGCCATAAGAAGCGGGATCCGGCCGGATTCCGAAGGCGACAACGAGATGGAGCGGCGGGCCCGCACCGGCGCCGTCCTGGTGCTGGACGACCTCGGGGCCCACAACTACACCGAATGGACCAGAAACACGCTGTACTCCCTGCTCAACTACCGGATAAACCACGAACTGCCCACGGTGATCACCACCAACCTCAGCCTGGAACAGCTCGAGTACTACCTGGGGGAGCGCACCACCTCCAGGATTCTGGAGCACTGCCGGGTTTACCGCCTGCGGGTCGGGCAGGACATCCGGCGGGTCAAGGCGACCCGGGCGGCCGGCGCACCGTTTGAGGGCCCGGATACATAGGATGCATCGGCCCCCTTTGCGGAAGGGGTCAGGCGCATGGGAGCAGCCTAGGTTAGGAGGACAGCCAATGCGCATCCCGGTTTGCGACCGCTGCAAGGCCAGGAACGTCGAAGGGGTCATATGCCGTCACTGCGACACCAGCCTGTGTTACGACTGCCTGGACATGCACCCGGAAGAGATGCGAATATGCCCTGCCTGCGGGGAGTTCCTCTGCGAGGAATGCTACCAGGGCATGGTGGAGTGCGACGTTTCCAGGCAGAAAAGGCCTATCCGGCCGCCGGAGCGGGATCTGCCGCTGGACAACGGCCTTTGAGGGAGCCTCGGACTGCGAGGGTGCATGTATTCTTGCCCGCGACCGGCTCCTGGGGTTTGACAGCGATCACGGCCTGCGTTATACTATGTTTGGTCGCGCGCCCGTAGCTCAGGGGAGAGAGCACTGGCCTCCGGAGCCAGGAGCGCAGGTTCGAGTCCTGCCGGGCGCGCCAGGATACCAGCATAAAGGTAGGCCCTTAGCTCAGTCGGTAGAGCAGCTGACTCTTAATCAGCGGGTCCGGGGTTCGAGTCCCCGAGGGCCTACCAGAAAATCCGGGGTTCAGGGAGCTTTCCTTGAACCTTTTTTGTCGGCTTTTAGACGGGGTATCCCCGATGGCACGGTCTTAAAGGAGGCATTCACCTGAGCGAGGCTTGGTGTGCGGCAACGGGCTTTTCGCGCGATACTCGGGGGATCATATGACAGTAGGGCAGCTGCAGGACGGCAATTCTCCGTGGAAGAAGCAGATAGCTCTATTCCTGGCCACCAGCTAGTTCAGAGGCTACAGGAGCATGTCCTTGAAACCATGAGGCGCATGCCGGAATGCCAGCCTGCACAGTCTTATTGCCAAGGGGCTTGTCGAGGCGGTTATGAGCGGGCATGGCAAGGCCAGGCGTAATAGATACCGCCTTTCTCGCTAGGCACTGTTTGCCCGTTGCCATTGTGTTTTGCCACATCATGGCTCGGGGAAGGCCGCAGGGGAGCACACGCCACCACGATGAGTACCTCTTCACACGATGAGTACCTCTTCAAACAACGGCGCTAGAGAATACCCAATCATCGTTACCGCCGCGGTCATCCGCCGGGGTGATAGGGTGCTGGTGGCCCGGCGGCGGCACGGGCACCTCGCGGGCAAATGGGAATTCCCCGGGGGGAAGCTGGAGCCGGGCGAAGGCCCGGAGCAGTGTCTGGCGCGCGAGATCAGGGAAGAACTCGGCCTGGCGGTGCGGGTGGAGGATATCTTCGCCGCGGTCTACCACCGCTACGAGACCGGGCCCATCCTGCTGCTCGCCTACACCTGCTCTCTGCCCGAGGGATGGCGGCCCGAGGCGGACCCGGCCCCGAGCGGCGCGGTCAGGTGGGTGTCTGCGGAGGAGCTGGGCCGGCTCGACCTGGCTCCGGCGGACGTGCCCATAGCGGAAAAGCTCGGGCGAGAGGCACCACCCGGGCAACACTCCGGTTAAGGAAGCCCCTTTGCAGGCAGGCAGAAACCGCCCAAGAATTGTTCCCGCCCGTCCGCGTCTGGCCGAAGGGTTTGTCAGGGCGGCCGGGCGGAATTATAATCTATGGCAGAGCCAAGGTTTGGATGGTTCGCACCGGGAGGGATATGAGTTGAAGGTCGAGGTGCCTCCGGCATCTGCCCACCGCCTGATAAATCACGGCTGCGTGGTGCTGGTCACCAGTGCTTCCGGCGGGCGCACCAACGTGATGACCGTGGCCTGGCAGACCCCGCTTTCGGCCCGGCCGCCGCTGGTGGGCGTGTCCATTGCCAGCACGCACCTGACCCACGAGCTGATCGAATCCGGCGGGGAGTTCGTGGTCAACGTTCCCGGAGCAGAGCTGCTGCCCAGGGTGCATCTGTGCGGGAGCATCTCCGGCCGCGAGGGGGACAAGTTCCGGAAGGCAGGACTGACTCCGGGCCCGGCCCGAAAGGTAAGGCCTCCGCTGATTGAGGAATGTCTTGCCCACCTGGAGTGCGTGGTGGTGGCCCGCCACCGGGCCGGCGACCACACCTTCTTCGTGGGCGAGGTGGTGGCGGCCGCTGCCCGGGAGGGGCTGTTCTCCACCTACTGGGTGGATCGGCCCGAGGCCTCCACGCTCCATCACCTGGGAGGCAGCCGCTACTACGTCAGCGGCCCGCGGAAAGAGGCGCGACATGGAGATTAACCTGGACTTCGCCTGGGCCAAGGCGCAGGAGGATTTCGCCCGGATCGATCCCCTGGAGGCGGCCGGGAGGGCCGGGGCGGAGCCGATCGACCGGAGCACGCTCCGCCTGCGCTACTTCGGCCGCCCGGTTCTGGTGCGCCACCCGGACGGGGAGAGCAGGCCGGAGACCGGGCCGCCGCTGTCCCGGCGCGAACAGATACTGCTGCTTCACTACCTGGTCTGCGCCGGCGGCGCTCCGCCCGAGCGGCAGTGGATCAGCTTCGGCGAGATCCCGGGCGGAACCATCTACCTTCAGCCCTTCCGGCAGCGCTGCCTCCGGCCCCTGATTCGCCGTTTCGGAACCGACCCGGCGGCCCTGGCCGGTGCCGCCGCGGCCCTGGGTGGGGAGCCGCTGGCCCTGGGGGACGCGGCCTGCGCCCTGCCGGCCCTTCCCCGGGTGAGCCTGGCGGTCATCCTGTGGCAGGGCGACGACGAATTCCCGGCCAACGCCACGGTGCTCTTCGATCGCGGGGTGACCGGCTACCTGCCGCTGGAGGACTGCGCCACCCTGGCGCAGCTGGCGGCCATGTACCTCGTCGGTGCGGCCTCGGGCCGGCCCCAGACGGCACCCCCGGAACTGCGGCTGAAGTAGCCGGACAAGGGGGCGACAACCGTGTGGCAGAGGATAGCGGTTGAAACCCGGTCTCGTGAGGAACTGGTAGACGTTACCGCCCTGGTGGGCGAGGCCGTCCGCCGGGCGGGAGTGGGTGAGGGGGTGTGCTGCCTTTACGTACCCCACACCACCGCCGGAATTACCGTCAACGAGAACGCCGATCCGGACGTGCGGCGCGACCTCCTGGCTGCGCTGGCCCGCCTGGTTCCCAGGAGCGGCCCCTACCACCACCGGGAGGGTAACGCCGACGCCCACGTCAAGGCCTCGCTGGTGGGCCACAGCGCCCTGATCCCGGTGCAGGACGGCCGCCTGGCCCTGGGCACCTGGCAGGGTGTGTTCTTCTGCGAGTTCGACGGCCCCAGGCGGCGGACGCTCATGGTGGGGGTACGTTGAAGCGGGCGGTCAGCGTAAGCCTCGGCACCTCCCGGCGGGACTTCACCTCCCGGGTGCGGATCGCGGGCCGGGAGGTGGAAGTCCGGCGCATCGGCTGCGACGGCAGCGTGGAACGCCTGGCTGCGCTGTTGCGGGAGCTGGACGGGCGGGTGGAGGCCATCGGCCTGGGAGGATTGAACTTCGCCTACCGGGTGGCCGGCCGCAGCTACCCCGTGCCCCAGGCCGCCCGCCTGCGCCGGCTGGTGCGCGGCACTCCCCTGGTGGACGGTTCGTTCCTCAAGGATACCCTGGAGCGCTGGGTGGTGGGCCATCTCGAGGAAGAGCACGGCCTCCGGTGGAGGGAGAGTTCGGTACTGGTCGCCTCGGTGCTGGACCGGTTCGGCCTGGCCGAGGAAATGCACCGGCGGGGGGCGAGGGTCCTGGCGGGAGACGTTTTCTTTGCCCTCCACCTCCCGGGACCGTTTCTCGATTTGGGCGCGTTCGGCCTCGTCGCCCGCGCGCTCCTGCCCGCGCTGCGCCTCGTTCCCCTCACGTGGCTTTACCCCTTGGGCGCGGAGCAGGACCGGCCGGGCCGGGCAGGGTTGAGGCTCAAAGGGGTTCAGGTGCTGGCGGGAGACTGCCACCTCCTGCTGCACCGCCTGCCGGAGGATCTTCGGGGTCGGATGGTACTGGTAAACAGCCTGTGGCCGGAGGAAGAGCGCCTGTTGCGGGCCAGGGGTGCGGCCGGAGTCGCGACCACCATGCCCCCGGTTGAGGGCCGCTCCTGGTCGGCCAACGCCTGGGAGGCCGCGCTGCACGCCGCACTGGGCGACGCCCTGTACCGGTATTCCGGCGAGGGACTGGCCCGGCTGCTCATGGATGCCGGTCTGCGGCCCAAGGTGGAGGTGTTTCGTGAACGCCAAGGTTTCCCATCTCGGTGAGATCGCCCTGGTAGCCAGGCTTCTGGAGCGCATCGGCTCGACCGGAACGCCGGTGGGTCCGGGAGACGACGCCGCCGCCCTGGAGATCACGCCCGGCCGCTGGCTGCTGGCCACCACCGATATCCTGGTGGAGGGGGTGCACTTCCGGTCGGACTGGGCCGAGGCCTGGCAGGTGGGCTACAAGTCGCTGGCGGTGAACGTGAGCGACATAGCCGCCATGGGCGGCTCGCCCACCTACGCCCTGATCTCGCTGGCCCTTCCGGGAGAACTCAGCGCCGCCTGGGTGGAAGGTTTCTATCAGGGTCTGGAGCGCTGCGCCCTACGCTGGGGGATAAAAATCGTGGGCGGGGACACCGTGGCCGCGCCCCAGGTGGTGGTAACCGTCACCCTCCTGGGAGAGGTCGAGGCGGGCAGGGCCCTTACCCGGGCTGCCGGGAGGCCGGGAGACATCCTTGCCGTCACCGGCGACCTGGGCGCGGCGGCGGCCGGCCTGCACGAGCTGGAGAACCCCGGCCCCGTGAGCAGCGCGGCCCGGTCATCGGTATTGAGGCGCCACCTGCTGCCGGCTCCCCGGGTGCGGGAAGGGGCGATCCTGGCCGGGACCCCGGGCATCGGGGCGGTAATAGATCTCAGCGACGGCCTGGCGCGCGGCGCCTGGGAGGTGGCCACCGCCTGCGGCCTGGGGGCGGAAGTGTACGCCGAGCGCCTGCCGGTTTCGGCCTTTACCCGGGAGGTGGCACGGGGCCACGGCCGGGACCCCCTGGAGTGGGCCCTGTACGGCGGGGAAGACTACGAGCTGCTCTTCAGCGTTCGGCCCTCGGAGTTTGCCGCCCTGCGGGACCGGATTCGGAACGCCTGCGGCACCCCGGTCACCGCCGTAGGTTGCCTGCTGCCCCGGGAGGCGGGTATCGTGCTCTGCCGCGGACAGAGCCGCCTGACCCTGGGCAAGGGGTACGAGCATTTTCGGTCTACTTATGGCTAAGTTATGGTAGTAGGTGATATAATTTTACCAGTAACTTTGCCACGGCCAACCGCGGAGGTGGAGGCGGGTGTCCATACCCGAACATTTAGCCCGGCGCGCCGAGCGCGCCCTTCCAAGCGAAAAAGAGCGGGCTTCCTCTGAGGCCCAGAGGCGGCAGCAACCGCACAAGCTTTCGGCGCGGGAAAGACTGGCGCTGCTCCTGGACCCGGGGAGCTTCATCGAGATCGATCAGAACGTCAGCCACCGCTGCACCAACTTCGGGCTCGACCGGGTGGAGATCCCGGGCGACGGAGTGATAACGGGTTACGGCCGGATTGCCGGACGCACGGTTTTCGTGTTTTCCCAGGACTTCACCGCCCTGGGGGGCACGCTCGGGGAAATGCACGCGCAGAAGATCTGCAAGGTGATGGACCTGGCGGCCAGGTCGCGGGCACCGCTGATCGGCATCAACGACTCCGGAGGCGCGCGCATCCAGGAGGGGGTGGATGCCCTTAACGGCTACGGCGAGATTTTCCGCCGCAATACCCACCTTTCTGGGGTGGTGCCGCAGATCTCGGTCATCCTGGGACCCTGCGCCGGCGGCGCGGTTTACTCTCCCGCCCTTACCGATCTGGTGTTCATGGTGGAGGGCATCTCGCGCATGTTCATCACCGGCCCCCAGGTGGTGAGGGCGGTAACCGGTGAGGAGGTATCTCCGGAGCAGTTGGGCGGCGGCCGGGTTCACGCCGCCCGCAGCGGCGTGGCCCACTTCGTCTGCGCCGGCGAAGAGGAATGCCTCGACCTGGTGCGCCGGGTGCTGGGCTACCTGCCCTCCCACTGCGGAGAGCATCCCCCGCGGGTTGCCCCCGTGCATCCTGCCGCCGACGGCCAGGACCTGGAGGTCCTGGTGCCGGCCGATCCCAAGCAGTCCTACGACGTTCGGGCGGTCATCGCCCGGCTGGTGGACGGCGGCTATTTCCTGGAGGTGCAGGCCGAGTACGCCACCAACATAGTCTGCGCCCTGGCGCGGCTCAACGGTTACGCCATTGGGGTCATCGCCAACCAGCCTCGGTTTCTGGCCGGCTGCCTGGACATTAATGCCTCGGACAAGGCGGCCCGCTTCGTCCGCTTTTGCGACGCCTTCAACCTTCCCCTGCTCACCCTGGTGGATACCACCGGTTACCTTCCCGGTAGGCAGCAGGAGCACGGCGGCATCATCCGGCACGGCGCCAAGCTGCTTTACGCCTATGCCGAGGCCACGGTGCCCAAGCTCACCGTAATCCTGCGCAAGGCCTACGGAGGGGCCTACCTGGCCATGTGCTCCCGGGCCCTGGGAGCGGACCAGGTCTTCGCCTGGCCCGGGGCGGAGATCGCGGTTATGGGGCCGGAGGGAGCGGCGGACATCATCTTCCGGCGGGAGATCAGTTCTGCCCCCGATCCGGAAAGGGCGAAGCGGGAAAAGGCGGAAGAGTACCGGCGTATTTTCGCCAACCCCTATACCGCCGCCTCTCGGGGTTACGTGGACGCGGTCATCTCTCCCCGGGAGACGCGCTCCTACCTGATCGAAGCCCTGGAAGCCCTCCGGAACAAACGTGAGAGCAGGCCGGAGAAAAAACACGGTAACATTCCGCTGTGATGCTCCATAGTATAGAAATGAGCCCGAGACCCGAGTTTGCGAGGTGACGCTCGTGCGGGTGTACTTTATCCCTCTGCCCGGCCTGCTGAGAAGGATCCTGAAACGGATGCTTCGCCAGGCCTAGGGTGAGCCGTCGGCGCCGGCAAACGATTTGGGTCTACCACCTCCTCTTGCCCACTAAACTTTAAGAGGAGGGGGAACCATGCGCGCACGGCGCCGACCGCTGCTGTTCGTTGCCGCCGGGGCCCTGGCCCTGGCCTGTATGTTCTGGGTTTACCGGCCCGGACCCGGTACGCCGGTCCAGGGCGAGGCGGTAAGCCCGGGGAGCGCTGCTCCCTTCAACAGCGTTTACCGGTTCTACGGCGCCCTTGCCGCCAACGACTGGGAAACCGCCCGGTCTTTCTGCACGCCTGCCCTGTGGAATTACCTGCTGGAAAGCGGACGGATCAGAGAATGGCAGGAACGCCGGCGGATAGACCCGACGGTTTCCTTCTCGCTTTTCCTGGTCCAAGCCTTCGCCATAGACCAGCACCGTGACCGGGCCTGGGCATTAGGCGAGGCACAATGGACCGGGGGACGCGGTCGGCCGGCCAACACGGTGCAGACGGTCTTCCTGGAGTTCTCCGCCGGAAGGTGGCGCCTGGCCCGCATCGACAGCCGCTCCGCGGTAGAGGTGGTCTGGGAATTCTACCGGGCGGTAAACGGCGGAGACTGGTTGGCCGTGCGCCGCCTGACCGAGCCCGACTACTGGAGCCGGCTGGTCTCGCGGGGCGTTCTCTCGGCGCTCCAGGAAGAATGGGCCCGGTCCCTGGGCGGAGTATACCTGGTGGTACACATACGGGACTTCGTACAGGGTCAAGAGCGGGCCTGGGTGGAGGCGGACGTGCTCTGGCGGCCTCTGACCTGGGAGGAAAGGGAGACGCCGGTAGTGGTGGAACTGGTCCGGACCGAGGACGGCTGGTTGGTGGCCGAGATCTACGGCCACTGGGAGGCGGCCAAGTAGCCTAGTGCCAGGAAACCCCTATCATGCCGCCCACCACGCCCGCGGCCAGTGCGGCAACCAGGAAGCGCACCAGCGCGGCCGGGCAGAACTCGGCCGGCGCTATCCAGGTGAGGATCGCCATCACCGCCAGCACCGAGGCGGCCACCAGCAGACCGTGGACGAGCCCCCGGCATTGGGCCGTCCTGGCCGCGCAGAAGGCCCCCAGGAACACGCCCACGGTAAGGATGGCCAGGGCGTAGCTTTCCAGGTACAATTCCGGCAGGGGAGTGAGGTAGAGGAGGATGCCCAGCAGCAGTCCGAGCACCAGAATGACCACCAGGGCCACCGCCAAGCCCATGAGCACCGGCCACCGGCCGGTTTTTCCGCCGGTCGCTTCGCGCATGCTCTCTTCCCCCTTCAGCGGTTTCGGTTTACTCTATGCCGGGCCCCGCCGGGCTAGACCTGGAGGGAACGGCGAGGGCCGCGTCGAAGACTATGCTGGCTAGAGTTACAATTGGAGGGTGTTGTAACCAGTGGAAGGCTACCTGGGTATCGACGTAGGCTCGGTAAGCACCAACCTGGTCTTCCTGAACCCGGAAGGGGAGGTTAAGGCCAGCCTCTACATCCGCACCCGCGGGCAGCCCATCCAGGCGGTGAAGGAAGGGCTGAAACTCATCGCCGAGCAGCTGCCGGCAGGGGTAAAGGTCCTGGGAGTGGGAGCTACGGGCAGCGCGCGCACGCTCACCGGCGCCATAGTGGGGGCGGACGTGGTCAAGAACGAGATCACCGCCCACGCCGTGGCCGCCTCGCGGATGGTGCCCGGCTGCCAGACCATTTTCGAGATCGGCGGCCAGGACTCCAAAATCATCATCCTGCGCAACGGAGTGGTGGTGGACTTCGCCATGAACACCGTCTGCGCCGCCGGAACCGGCTCCTTCCTGGACCAGCAGGCCGCCCGCCTGAACATACCCATCGAGGAATTCGGGGCCCTGGCCCTCAAGTCCAAGTCGCCGGTGCGCATTGCCGGCCGCTGCACGGTGTTTGCCGAGTCGGACATGATCCACAAGCAGCAGATGGGGCACAATCTGGAGGACATTATTGCCGGCCTGTGCGAGGCCCTGGTGCGGAACTACCTTAACAACGTGGGCAAAGGCAAGGAAATCCGGCCCCCGGTGGTCTTCCAGGGCGGGGTGGCGGCCAATCTGGGCCTCAGGGCGGCCTTTGCCAAGGCCCTCGGCATGGAGATAATCGTGCCGCCTTATTTCGGCGTCATGGGCGCCATCGGCGCCGCGCTGCTGGCGCAGGAGGCCATGAAGGACCGCAAGGCCACCAGCTTCCGCGGTTTCGAGGCGGCCGAGATGGATTTCCGGGCCAGCAGCTTCGAGTGCCAGGGCTGCTCCAACTGCTGCGAGGTTATCAACATCTGCCTGGGAGAAGAAGTGGTGGCCCGATGGGGCGACCGCTGCGGCAAGTGGGAGGTCATGGCCGGCTGAAGGCGGGGAAAATTGACGCCGGAGCACGGGGTAGCCTATAATGGGAGCAAAGAGGCGGGAGTTCCCCGGGAGGTAGCGCTGTGCCTCAGCTGGCGTTAGAAGTAATCTGCCGGAGGCTGCACGAACACGACTACAAGGTTACTCCCCAGCGCCAGGTTATACTCGAAGTCCTGACGGAGCACCCGGAGCGGCATCTGAGCGCCGAGGAAATCTACAACATGGTGAAGGAAAAGTACCCGGAAATCGGGCTGGCTACGGTATACCGCACGCTGGAGCTGCTGGCAGATCTGGACATCCTCCAGCGCATGAATTTCAACGACGGCCGGCGTCGCTACGAGCTGAACGACGAGGCCGTTCACCATCACCACCATCTAATCTGCCTCAGGTGCGGCCGGGTCATGGAGTTCGAGGACGACCTTCTGGAGACCCTGGAGGAACTCATAGCCCGCAATATGGATTTCCAGGTGCTGGATCACCATCTCAAGTTCTACGGGTTCTGCGGGGACTGCCGCCGAAAGGCTGAGGGCGGCGAGGATTAGCCGGGGCCGGAGGAAGACACCAGGCCGGCCCTCACCGAGGAGAAACCGCCAAGGCTACGGTCGAGGAGCGATGCCCGTGCCGGACCTAGAGAAGATCGAGCGGGGAGTACGCCTGATACTGGAAGGGCTGGGGGAGGACCTCGGGCGCGAGGGGCTGAAAAATACCCCTGGCCGCGTGGCCAGGATGTACGCGGAGATTTTCCACGGACTGGAGGACGATCCGCTCTCGGTGCTCGGAACCCTTTTCACCGAAGAAGAGCACGAAGAAATGATCCTGGTCAAGGACATTCCCCTTTACTCCATGTGCGAGCACCATCTCTTGCCCTTCTACGGTCTGGCCCACGTGGCCTATATTCCCCGCAAGGGCCGCATTACCGGTCTCAGCAAGATCGCCCGCGTGGTGGAGATACTGGCCAAGCGGCCACAGATGCAGGAGCGGCTCACCTCGCAGATAGCGGATACCTTGGTGGCGGGCCTGGAGCCGCGCGGAGTTCTGGTGGTGGTTGAGGCCGAGCACATGTGCATGACCATGCGGGGAATCAAAAAGCCCGGAGCCAAGACCGTGACCTCGGCGGTGCGCGGGCTTTTCCGGAGCAACGAGGCCACCCGTGCGGAGGCCCTTGCCCTAATCAAGGGCGGGTAGAGGAGAGGCGCATGCTTATTCTGCTCAGTAACGACGACGGCGTCCTGGCCGAGGGCCTGCACGTGCTCAGGAGGCGCCTCGCCGCGATGGCCCAGGTTTACGTAGTGGCGCCGGACCACGAGCGCAGCGCCTGCGGCCACAGTATCACCCTGCACCGCCCGCTGCGGGCCAGCCGGGTGTCCCTCGACGGGGTCCGGGAAACCGTCTGGGCGGTAAACGGCACGCCGGCGGACTGCGTCAAGCTGGCCCTGGAGGTGCTGCTGCCGCAGCCGCCGGATTTGGTGATTTCGGGCATAAACCTGGGTCCCAACCTGGGTACGGACGTCCTCTACTCGGGCACGGTGTCCGCCGCCCTGGAAGGCGCAATCGAGGGAGTCCCGTCACTGGCGGTGTCTCTGGACGGGGAAGACCCGGGTCTTCTGCCTTTTGCCGCGGAGTTTACCGCCTCGCTGTGCCGGTCGCTGATGGCCTGCGGCGTGGGGCCTCACACCCTCCTGAACGTCAACCTTCCCGGCCTACCTCCGGAGCGCATAGCCGGGGTGGAGATCACCACCCTGGGGTGGCGCCGTTACGTAAACGCCGTTCACCGGCGCGAGGACCCGCGGGGCCGCCCTTACTACTGGATCGCCGGTGATATCCGGGACGACACCGAACTGGCGGGAACGGACGTAGCTGCCCTGGCGCAGGGAAAGATCAGCATCACCCCCATCCACTTTGACCTCACCGACTACCGGCTGGCGGAAGAGCTGAAAGCCCGGGGGCTGGGCGCAGAACTGGAGGGGGCCCTACCGGATCGGACGGCCCAGCATCCCGAAGAGGCGGGCCAAATCCTGCCTGGACAGGGCACCCAGGGCCAGGGCCAGCAAGACGTAGACCGCAGCACCCAGCAGTAGGGCGGCCGCCACGGCTGCCGGGGCCGTCAGGGAAGGCGCCAGCCTCCGCCAGGCCCAGGCCGAGGCGGCAATCATCGCCGATGCCGCGGCCAGGGCCGCCACCCAGTCGGCGGGCGTGAGGCCGCTGCCGGAAAGGCGGGTTATGCTGCGGAGATTCAACGCGCAACCGACCAGGGCCGAGGCTACGACGGCTGCAGCGGCCCCGGCAATACCCCAGCCGGGCAGGACCGTCAACCAGTATATTCCCACCAGCAGTACCACTGCGCCCAAAACCGAATGACGGGTGGCCAGATCGGGTCTGCCCAATCCCTGCAGGATGCCGGTGCTGCTCTGCTGGAGGTAGACGAACACGGCACCCAGGGCCAGGAGGCGCAGGCTGTCCCCGGCGCGGGCCTCACCGAAAAGAAAATGCGCCAGGTGGTGGGGAAACAGGAGATAGGCCAC of Clostridia bacterium contains these proteins:
- a CDS encoding acyl-CoA carboxylase subunit beta, with the protein product MPEHLARRAERALPSEKERASSEAQRRQQPHKLSARERLALLLDPGSFIEIDQNVSHRCTNFGLDRVEIPGDGVITGYGRIAGRTVFVFSQDFTALGGTLGEMHAQKICKVMDLAARSRAPLIGINDSGGARIQEGVDALNGYGEIFRRNTHLSGVVPQISVILGPCAGGAVYSPALTDLVFMVEGISRMFITGPQVVRAVTGEEVSPEQLGGGRVHAARSGVAHFVCAGEEECLDLVRRVLGYLPSHCGEHPPRVAPVHPAADGQDLEVLVPADPKQSYDVRAVIARLVDGGYFLEVQAEYATNIVCALARLNGYAIGVIANQPRFLAGCLDINASDKAARFVRFCDAFNLPLLTLVDTTGYLPGRQQEHGGIIRHGAKLLYAYAEATVPKLTVILRKAYGGAYLAMCSRALGADQVFAWPGAEIAVMGPEGAADIIFRREISSAPDPERAKREKAEEYRRIFANPYTAASRGYVDAVISPRETRSYLIEALEALRNKRESRPEKKHGNIPL
- a CDS encoding TIGR04086 family membrane protein, whose translation is MREATGGKTGRWPVLMGLAVALVVILVLGLLLGILLYLTPLPELYLESYALAILTVGVFLGAFCAARTAQCRGLVHGLLVAASVLAVMAILTWIAPAEFCPAALVRFLVAALAAGVVGGMIGVSWH
- a CDS encoding acyl-CoA dehydratase activase, whose product is MEGYLGIDVGSVSTNLVFLNPEGEVKASLYIRTRGQPIQAVKEGLKLIAEQLPAGVKVLGVGATGSARTLTGAIVGADVVKNEITAHAVAASRMVPGCQTIFEIGGQDSKIIILRNGVVVDFAMNTVCAAGTGSFLDQQAARLNIPIEEFGALALKSKSPVRIAGRCTVFAESDMIHKQQMGHNLEDIIAGLCEALVRNYLNNVGKGKEIRPPVVFQGGVAANLGLRAAFAKALGMEIIVPPYFGVMGAIGAALLAQEAMKDRKATSFRGFEAAEMDFRASSFECQGCSNCCEVINICLGEEVVARWGDRCGKWEVMAG
- a CDS encoding transcriptional repressor, whose product is MALEVICRRLHEHDYKVTPQRQVILEVLTEHPERHLSAEEIYNMVKEKYPEIGLATVYRTLELLADLDILQRMNFNDGRRRYELNDEAVHHHHHLICLRCGRVMEFEDDLLETLEELIARNMDFQVLDHHLKFYGFCGDCRRKAEGGED
- the folE gene encoding GTP cyclohydrolase I FolE; the protein is MPDLEKIERGVRLILEGLGEDLGREGLKNTPGRVARMYAEIFHGLEDDPLSVLGTLFTEEEHEEMILVKDIPLYSMCEHHLLPFYGLAHVAYIPRKGRITGLSKIARVVEILAKRPQMQERLTSQIADTLVAGLEPRGVLVVVEAEHMCMTMRGIKKPGAKTVTSAVRGLFRSNEATRAEALALIKGG